Proteins encoded together in one Vigna angularis cultivar LongXiaoDou No.4 chromosome 5, ASM1680809v1, whole genome shotgun sequence window:
- the LOC108340355 gene encoding auxin-induced protein X10A-like, whose protein sequence is MGFRLPGIRRSSFAVTKAASKAVEVPKGYLAVYVGEKMKRFVIPISYLNQPLFQELLSQAEEEFGYAHPMGGITIPCREEAFLDLTSRLNRL, encoded by the coding sequence ATGGGCTTCCGCTTACCCGGTATTAGAAGATCATCTTTTGCTGTCACCAAAGCAGCTTCCAAGGCTGTGGAGGTCCCAAAAGGCTATCTAGCAGTCTATGTTGGAGAGAAAATGAAGCGGTTCGTGATTCCTATTTCATACTTGAATCAACCTTTATTTCAAGAATTGTTGAGCCAAGCTGAGGAAGAATTCGGGTATGCCCATCCAATGGGTGGTATCACAATTCCTTGCAGGGAAGAGGCTTTCTTAGATCTCACTTCTCGTTTGAATAGGCTATAA